One Pseudodesulfovibrio cashew DNA window includes the following coding sequences:
- a CDS encoding DVU_1551 family NTP transferase: MSRIGAVIPAAGLSSRMQRFKPLLPLGRGTVLSECVDTFLGNGVDRIVVVTGKRADEVAAAALAAGAEAVHNAHFAEGMFSSILTGVKALGNVEAFFVLPVDIPLVRRETVARVLETYDARRPAVLYPRFLGERGHPPLIGREAIPSILAHDGEGGLRAVLDTFESEAAELDVADFGTVHDLDFPDDYEVACGYARRAFPCPEEVAQLFLQHSVSPEVIAHSRAVATVAVALMERVNSAPTATGRLDGALVESAALVHDIAKGEKAHGRVGAERLASHGFHVAAEVVRDHCDLQLGPGAPLSEREIVFLADKLVAGDQYIPLRTRFEEKLARFGDKPDARTNILARLDRAEVVLQRFNKESGVSAESIAREVLG; encoded by the coding sequence ATGAGTCGCATCGGGGCCGTCATCCCGGCGGCGGGCCTCTCCTCGCGTATGCAGCGCTTCAAGCCGCTCCTTCCGTTGGGACGAGGAACGGTGCTCTCCGAATGCGTGGACACCTTCCTCGGGAACGGCGTGGACCGGATTGTGGTAGTCACCGGCAAGCGGGCCGACGAGGTTGCCGCCGCAGCTCTAGCAGCCGGGGCGGAGGCTGTGCATAATGCTCATTTCGCCGAAGGTATGTTCTCGTCCATTCTGACCGGCGTGAAGGCGCTGGGCAATGTGGAGGCGTTTTTCGTCTTGCCCGTGGATATTCCGTTGGTCCGGCGGGAAACCGTGGCCCGTGTGTTGGAAACATACGATGCCCGACGTCCCGCCGTGCTCTATCCCCGGTTCCTTGGTGAACGGGGGCATCCACCACTTATTGGCCGCGAGGCGATCCCCTCCATTTTGGCTCATGACGGAGAAGGAGGCCTGCGTGCCGTTCTCGATACCTTCGAATCCGAGGCGGCTGAGCTGGATGTTGCGGATTTCGGAACAGTGCATGACCTCGATTTCCCAGATGATTATGAAGTGGCGTGCGGTTATGCCAGGAGAGCGTTTCCCTGCCCGGAGGAAGTCGCTCAGCTTTTTTTGCAGCACAGTGTTTCTCCAGAGGTCATCGCCCATAGCCGGGCTGTCGCCACTGTCGCCGTTGCCCTGATGGAAAGGGTGAACTCGGCACCTACCGCAACAGGGCGTCTGGACGGTGCATTGGTCGAGTCGGCAGCTTTGGTTCACGATATTGCCAAAGGGGAAAAGGCCCACGGAAGGGTTGGAGCCGAGCGGTTGGCTTCGCATGGATTTCATGTTGCCGCCGAAGTCGTGCGCGATCATTGCGACCTCCAACTGGGTCCGGGTGCACCGTTGTCGGAACGGGAGATAGTCTTCCTGGCAGACAAGTTGGTGGCCGGAGATCAGTACATTCCACTAAGGACCCGTTTCGAGGAAAAGTTGGCGCGCTTCGGAGACAAGCCGGACGCCAGGACCAACATCCTTGCGCGCCTTGACCGGGCCGAGGTGGTATTGCAACGGTTCAACAAGGAATCGGGAGTGTCGGCGGAAAGCATCGCCCGTGAGGTCTTGGGATGA
- a CDS encoding XdhC family aldehyde oxidoreductase maturation factor: MKAFVRSVCGLLDQGEALTLASVVESSGSTPRSSGAKMAIRRDGSIIGTVGGGLAEAMAQRDGQALLAQADGTSAISFVDMTQKLTAETDMICGGGLYVLLEVVKPDGACAAAYRELDTLMRTGKRGMLETSFRKEEEWLAHDHKVLIGADAPEPGKTPIFERGEESMALHEPFIPPAPLYIFGAGHVSLFTARVGAMVGFRTVVLDDRDDFANVERFPEADQVVVLPSFTGCCADLDVGDDAFIIIVTRGHLHDKTVLAEALKTPAKYVGMIGSKSKRDKIYDTLLTEGYTQADIDRCHCPIGLTIGAQTPEEIAISIGGELIQVRSGNGK; the protein is encoded by the coding sequence ATGAAAGCTTTTGTTCGTTCGGTGTGTGGGCTTCTGGATCAGGGTGAGGCCCTGACGCTGGCCTCGGTGGTGGAGAGTTCCGGCTCGACTCCCCGTTCCTCAGGGGCGAAAATGGCCATCCGCAGGGATGGGAGCATCATCGGCACCGTGGGCGGCGGCCTGGCCGAAGCCATGGCGCAGCGCGATGGACAGGCTTTGCTGGCGCAGGCCGATGGGACCAGCGCCATTTCCTTCGTGGACATGACCCAGAAGTTGACCGCCGAAACGGACATGATCTGCGGCGGCGGCCTGTACGTGCTGCTGGAGGTGGTCAAACCGGACGGCGCATGCGCTGCGGCATACCGCGAATTGGATACCCTGATGCGTACAGGGAAAAGGGGAATGCTGGAGACGTCCTTCAGAAAGGAGGAGGAGTGGCTCGCTCATGACCATAAGGTGCTGATCGGCGCAGATGCTCCCGAACCCGGCAAGACTCCGATTTTTGAGAGGGGCGAGGAATCCATGGCCCTTCACGAACCCTTTATTCCGCCTGCGCCGCTATATATTTTCGGGGCGGGGCATGTGTCCCTGTTCACAGCGCGTGTGGGGGCCATGGTCGGCTTCCGCACGGTGGTTCTGGACGATCGGGACGACTTCGCCAATGTCGAGCGTTTTCCCGAGGCGGACCAGGTAGTTGTCCTGCCTTCCTTTACCGGATGTTGCGCCGATTTGGATGTCGGTGATGATGCTTTCATCATTATTGTCACCAGGGGGCATCTGCACGACAAGACCGTGTTGGCAGAGGCCCTCAAGACGCCCGCCAAGTACGTGGGCATGATCGGCAGCAAGAGCAAACGGGACAAGATTTACGACACCCTGTTGACCGAAGGCTACACGCAGGCGGATATCGATCGTTGCCATTGCCCCATCGGTCTGACTATCGGGGCCCAGACTCCCGAGGAAATCGCGATCAGCATCGGGGGCGAACTGATTCAGGTCCGGTCCGGGAACGGCAAATGA
- a CDS encoding DVU_1553 family AMP-dependent CoA ligase, whose product MPLPVLDQWLVRRMGWESSALPSPGQLRDWQLARIRELIDHAKEGSPFYARHLADIDPVSVLTADDFSRLPAIGPEDLREGAERFLCVSQDEIARVVTLQSSGTTGKPKRVFYTREDLEGTVAYFGWGMRNLVGPEQTAMVLMPGERPGGVGRLLMDALSRTGARAVPHGIVEDARRAVDHCLECDAACIVGSPAHVNMLVREWERRGLPKNRIRSVLLCWDVTPEAVARNVADGFGCKVLRHWGMVETGLGGAVECSSGSGMHLREAELYLEIIEPETGRLLLDGEVGEIVVTTPLKLGMPLIRYRTGDMGRVLPGSCVCGSPMRRLDPLVYRTDDGILIDGVRLTLRELNETLYALPEVYDFAASYGEGVLRVVACGKEASLSESVIAALSGIEAVSHGVRQGGLRLEVEMKQDGAPAVPGLGKRCIQNI is encoded by the coding sequence ATGCCTCTTCCTGTTCTTGACCAATGGCTCGTCCGGCGCATGGGATGGGAGAGCTCGGCGCTTCCTTCGCCTGGTCAGCTTCGCGACTGGCAGCTTGCCCGAATCAGGGAGTTGATCGACCATGCCAAGGAGGGGAGCCCGTTTTATGCTCGCCATCTGGCTGACATTGATCCGGTTTCCGTCCTGACCGCCGATGATTTTTCCCGTCTGCCTGCGATTGGTCCTGAAGACCTCCGCGAGGGAGCCGAGCGTTTTTTGTGCGTCTCCCAGGACGAAATCGCCCGGGTGGTCACCCTGCAAAGCTCCGGCACCACCGGCAAGCCCAAGCGGGTTTTCTACACACGGGAGGACCTGGAGGGCACGGTGGCCTATTTCGGTTGGGGCATGCGCAATCTTGTGGGGCCGGAGCAGACCGCCATGGTGCTCATGCCCGGTGAAAGGCCCGGCGGCGTGGGGCGGCTGCTTATGGACGCACTGTCTCGGACCGGAGCCCGGGCCGTACCCCATGGTATCGTGGAGGATGCCAGGCGTGCAGTGGATCACTGCCTGGAATGCGACGCGGCGTGTATTGTCGGGTCGCCTGCCCACGTCAATATGCTCGTCCGCGAGTGGGAGAGACGCGGATTGCCCAAAAATCGTATCCGTTCCGTGCTTCTGTGCTGGGACGTCACCCCCGAGGCTGTGGCCCGCAATGTAGCCGACGGCTTCGGTTGCAAGGTCCTCCGCCATTGGGGCATGGTCGAGACCGGTCTGGGGGGTGCAGTGGAGTGCTCGTCCGGTTCGGGCATGCACCTGCGCGAGGCCGAGCTGTATCTGGAGATTATCGAACCCGAGACGGGCCGGTTGTTGCTGGATGGTGAAGTCGGGGAGATCGTCGTGACCACCCCGCTCAAGCTGGGCATGCCTCTTATCCGTTACCGGACCGGGGACATGGGACGCGTTCTGCCCGGCAGTTGCGTTTGCGGGAGTCCCATGCGGCGACTCGACCCGCTGGTATATCGGACGGACGACGGCATTTTGATCGATGGCGTCAGGCTGACCTTGCGCGAGTTGAACGAGACCCTGTACGCCCTGCCTGAGGTCTATGATTTCGCGGCCTCGTACGGCGAAGGCGTCCTGCGCGTAGTGGCCTGCGGGAAAGAGGCGAGTCTTTCGGAAAGCGTGATTGCTGCTTTGTCCGGGATTGAAGCCGTGTCCCACGGTGTGCGGCAAGGGGGGCTAAGGCTTGAAGTGGAGATGAAACAGGATGGTGCTCCTGCCGTGCCCGGGTTGGGTAAGCGGTGCATTCAAAATATATAA
- the trsS gene encoding radical SAM (seleno)protein TrsS, translating into MTGRTPRSVCPICLNPIPAVHETREGETFLVKTCPEHGTFRTVVWRGGPDFMSWSRPKVPSLPKRPATRVEHGCPLDCGLCEAHRQHTCTAVLEVTWRCDLGCPVCFASSGKAAPPDPSVAEFESLLQSVESASGHCNLQLSGGEPTVRDDLPDLIGMAKNKGFPFVQLNTNGLRLGREEGYARRLAHAGLDSVFLQFDGTEDAIYETLRGRPLFKDKLAAIDALADAGVGVVLVPTVMPGVNDHNLGAILQLASERSPAVRGVHFQPVSYFGRHPASPTDAQRITLPEVMRKLERQSNGAVREVDFLPPGCEHSHCSFHANYMVNEEGGLTKLSAKGGCGCESQPAAKGADKAKAFVKRQWAAPENRLPMASNACEDDLDRFLARAATHTLAVSAMAFQDAWTLDLERLKGCCIHIVAPDGRLIPFCAYNLTSMDGETLYRGKCHASSCS; encoded by the coding sequence GTGACGGGCCGAACGCCGAGAAGTGTTTGTCCGATCTGCCTCAACCCCATCCCTGCTGTACACGAAACAAGGGAGGGCGAGACGTTTCTCGTCAAGACCTGCCCTGAGCACGGTACGTTTCGCACCGTGGTCTGGCGAGGTGGACCCGATTTCATGTCCTGGTCTCGGCCCAAGGTGCCTTCCCTCCCCAAGCGTCCCGCCACAAGGGTGGAGCACGGGTGCCCGCTGGATTGCGGCTTATGCGAGGCTCACCGGCAGCACACCTGCACTGCCGTTCTGGAAGTGACGTGGCGTTGTGATCTGGGATGTCCCGTATGCTTCGCTTCGTCAGGTAAGGCCGCGCCTCCCGATCCCAGCGTGGCGGAATTCGAGTCTTTGCTTCAGAGCGTGGAAAGCGCCTCCGGGCATTGCAATCTCCAGCTTTCCGGCGGAGAACCCACGGTGCGGGACGATCTGCCTGATCTCATCGGCATGGCCAAGAACAAGGGGTTCCCCTTTGTCCAGTTGAACACCAACGGTCTTCGTTTGGGGCGTGAGGAAGGTTATGCCCGGCGATTGGCCCATGCCGGTCTGGACTCAGTTTTTCTTCAATTCGACGGCACCGAAGACGCCATATACGAAACCTTGCGGGGCAGGCCGCTTTTCAAGGACAAGCTGGCCGCCATTGATGCCCTCGCAGACGCCGGGGTAGGCGTGGTGCTGGTGCCTACGGTCATGCCGGGGGTTAACGACCATAATTTGGGAGCCATTCTTCAACTGGCATCTGAACGTTCTCCGGCCGTAAGGGGCGTACATTTTCAGCCCGTCAGCTATTTCGGCAGGCATCCGGCCTCGCCCACCGACGCCCAGCGGATCACCTTGCCGGAGGTCATGCGCAAGCTGGAGCGTCAGAGCAACGGCGCGGTGCGGGAAGTGGATTTTCTTCCGCCTGGGTGCGAACATTCCCATTGCTCCTTCCACGCTAATTATATGGTCAACGAAGAGGGCGGACTGACCAAACTTTCGGCTAAGGGCGGTTGCGGCTGCGAGTCGCAACCCGCAGCAAAAGGTGCGGACAAGGCCAAGGCCTTTGTCAAGCGACAGTGGGCCGCTCCTGAAAACCGGCTGCCCATGGCAAGCAACGCATGCGAAGACGACCTGGATCGCTTCCTGGCCCGTGCCGCCACCCACACCCTGGCCGTATCGGCCATGGCGTTTCAGGATGCGTGGACCTTGGACCTGGAACGGCTCAAGGGATGCTGCATCCACATCGTGGCCCCGGACGGAAGGCTCATACCTTTTTGCGCCTACAACCTGACGTCCATGGACGGCGAGACCCTGTACAGGGGAAAGTGCCATGCCTCTTCCTGTTCTTGA
- a CDS encoding DVU_1555 family C-GCAxxG-C-C protein produces MMDDTGLRMMELAGKGYCCSQIMVLLALDEMGRENPDLVRAAGGLCDGMGDCSGPCGVFSGAALVLGLFGGKGTDMEEKNDVLVLMLESLRDAFVEATSAFGGTSCGEILDGECGQPNMARCGSLLSDIYGRVREILVENDFDPAEGGDL; encoded by the coding sequence ATGATGGATGACACCGGCCTGCGGATGATGGAGCTTGCTGGAAAAGGGTATTGCTGCAGCCAGATAATGGTGCTCCTGGCATTGGACGAGATGGGACGGGAAAATCCCGACTTGGTTCGTGCGGCCGGAGGGTTGTGCGACGGCATGGGGGATTGTTCTGGCCCCTGCGGCGTGTTCTCTGGTGCGGCCCTGGTGCTCGGGTTGTTCGGCGGCAAGGGCACCGACATGGAAGAGAAGAACGATGTGCTGGTTCTGATGCTCGAATCCTTGCGCGACGCCTTTGTTGAGGCGACCTCTGCTTTTGGTGGGACTTCTTGCGGCGAGATTCTTGATGGGGAGTGCGGGCAGCCGAACATGGCGCGGTGCGGTTCGCTGCTCTCCGATATATATGGCCGTGTGCGCGAAATTCTCGTTGAAAACGATTTCGACCCGGCGGAGGGGGGCGACCTGTGA
- the trsM gene encoding DVU_1556 family methyltransferase yields MLAEPAPLWERPELRDAAGLTLRPGGFSLTDRGAELIGLLPGWRVLDVGSGLGATTSRLRARYGAEAYGVEPSSVQVERAESRIGLVQALGDELPFTNGAFKAIFCECVFSLFPVPGVGLSEFRRVLEPGGFLVLSDLCSGDSGTAGGGSCADRAVPLRRTRDLLEAAGFTIFAVEDHTRLLRELAARLAFAGSSECLCNRGKLGYYLMIAQKKEC; encoded by the coding sequence GTGCTGGCCGAGCCCGCGCCGCTCTGGGAGCGGCCGGAACTGCGCGACGCGGCCGGACTGACCCTGCGTCCGGGGGGCTTTTCCCTTACTGACAGGGGGGCCGAACTGATCGGTCTTCTGCCCGGGTGGCGAGTGCTCGACGTAGGCAGCGGACTGGGGGCCACGACCAGTCGGCTGAGGGCCCGTTATGGAGCCGAGGCCTATGGCGTTGAGCCTTCCTCCGTCCAGGTGGAGCGGGCCGAAAGTCGAATTGGACTTGTTCAGGCTCTTGGCGACGAGCTTCCGTTTACCAACGGGGCATTCAAGGCAATTTTTTGCGAGTGTGTGTTTTCGCTGTTCCCGGTCCCCGGAGTTGGGTTGTCGGAATTCCGGAGGGTGCTTGAGCCCGGCGGATTCCTCGTGCTGTCCGACCTCTGCTCCGGGGATTCCGGAACGGCGGGGGGCGGGTCCTGTGCCGACAGGGCCGTTCCCCTCCGCAGGACGCGAGACCTGCTTGAGGCGGCAGGATTCACCATCTTCGCCGTGGAGGACCATACTCGGCTCCTCCGGGAACTGGCGGCGCGTCTTGCCTTTGCCGGTTCCTCGGAATGCTTGTGCAACCGGGGAAAGCTCGGTTATTACCTTATGATAGCTCAAAAAAAGGAATGCTGA
- a CDS encoding DVU_1557 family redox protein, producing the protein MSVIKISVEEAVDWKCLPCNEELVPVTVELAYLDSLFNVELPTCPKCGMVFIPESLATGKMYNVEHMLEDK; encoded by the coding sequence ATGAGTGTGATCAAAATCTCCGTTGAGGAAGCGGTGGATTGGAAATGTCTGCCGTGCAATGAAGAGCTGGTGCCTGTGACGGTGGAGTTGGCATATCTCGATTCCCTGTTCAATGTTGAGTTGCCCACTTGCCCCAAGTGCGGGATGGTATTCATCCCCGAGAGTCTGGCCACGGGTAAGATGTACAACGTTGAGCATATGTTGGAGGACAAGTAA
- a CDS encoding pyridine nucleotide-disulfide oxidoreductase/dicluster-binding protein, which produces MEQAELRELESRCIQDETPQCIAACPLHVDAKTFCALMGQRRVDKAWTILAKTLPLPGVLARICDAPCKEACIRKDAGGAIEMGCLERFCAENAKAVAPPRPLPSRRKRVTVVGAGLTGLCAAWEMTRRGFDVTLYCQSFDCARAALSERGVSAELLDKEIASLVTMGAHLMPDTEISSDLVESLMEDCDAMFIDSDDVSSEVADFGQPDGLTLGTQRAGVFTCRRDESSPVFQAAAGRRAANSIERYTQGVSMVLKRELEGPYKSRLFTSLADVESAPPVSCEAGYSEVEAKNEAKRCIQCECMECVKVCEYLHHFKGYPKVYARQIYNNESIVMGTRQANTMINSCMMCGLCETVCPEDFDMGEVCLQARRTMIEKGTMPQSAHEFALRDMAFANGEKSALARHAPGVQASEYVFFPGCQLTASGPDSVEAAYADLRKRLSDVGLMLRCCGAPAHWAGREALMEEAMGELRETWQGLGSPKIIVACPTCLKTLRAGLPEAEIVSHWSILRALGPAECASKAGGIMAINDPCAARHNAMLQEDVRALLDGVGVEVVEPEFSGDRAKCCGYGGLLSEANPSLAESLAEKRALAAEEDFVTYCVMCRDMIAKTGKKALHLYDLLYPAETRGADRPSPGYSLRRENRARLKERLLTDLWHEEGGSAEPFEAIQVRFSDLAAENMEQRRILVSDVQKVLLHARDTGNMFVNKENGHLLSYVRPVVVTYWVEFEREGEAFLVHNVWSHRMHIMGGRK; this is translated from the coding sequence ATGGAACAGGCGGAATTGAGAGAATTGGAGAGCCGTTGCATTCAGGATGAAACGCCTCAATGCATCGCGGCTTGTCCGTTACACGTGGATGCCAAAACGTTTTGCGCTCTTATGGGACAGCGTAGGGTGGACAAAGCCTGGACTATCCTGGCCAAGACGCTGCCGCTCCCCGGAGTGCTTGCCCGGATATGCGATGCCCCTTGCAAGGAGGCCTGTATACGGAAGGATGCCGGCGGCGCAATAGAGATGGGATGTCTTGAACGTTTCTGCGCTGAGAACGCCAAGGCCGTGGCGCCACCCCGTCCACTGCCGTCCCGCCGCAAGCGCGTCACCGTGGTCGGCGCAGGCCTGACGGGCCTTTGCGCTGCGTGGGAGATGACCCGCCGAGGTTTCGACGTCACCCTGTATTGTCAGTCTTTCGACTGCGCCCGAGCAGCACTTTCGGAGCGGGGCGTGTCCGCGGAGCTCCTGGACAAGGAGATTGCCAGCCTGGTCACCATGGGGGCTCACCTGATGCCCGATACGGAGATTTCCTCCGACCTCGTCGAGTCGCTCATGGAAGACTGCGATGCCATGTTCATTGATAGCGACGACGTGTCTTCGGAAGTTGCAGATTTCGGCCAGCCCGACGGACTTACCCTGGGAACGCAGCGAGCTGGCGTCTTCACCTGTCGTCGCGATGAGTCCTCTCCCGTCTTCCAGGCTGCAGCAGGCCGCCGCGCGGCCAACTCCATTGAGCGTTATACTCAGGGCGTCTCCATGGTGCTCAAACGCGAACTCGAGGGCCCGTACAAGAGCCGTCTGTTCACAAGTCTTGCAGATGTCGAGTCCGCACCACCGGTTTCCTGCGAAGCCGGGTATTCCGAGGTCGAGGCCAAGAACGAGGCCAAGCGGTGTATTCAGTGCGAGTGCATGGAGTGCGTCAAAGTCTGCGAGTATCTTCATCACTTCAAGGGATATCCCAAGGTTTACGCTCGGCAGATCTACAACAACGAGTCCATTGTCATGGGAACGCGCCAAGCCAATACCATGATCAATTCCTGTATGATGTGTGGTCTGTGCGAAACCGTTTGCCCCGAGGATTTCGACATGGGCGAGGTCTGTCTACAGGCCCGCAGGACCATGATCGAGAAGGGAACCATGCCGCAGTCGGCTCACGAATTCGCCCTGCGTGATATGGCCTTTGCCAACGGAGAGAAGAGTGCGCTGGCGCGCCACGCACCAGGAGTGCAAGCCAGCGAGTACGTATTTTTCCCCGGTTGTCAGTTGACCGCGTCCGGCCCGGATAGTGTGGAGGCCGCCTATGCGGACCTGCGCAAAAGGCTGAGCGACGTGGGGCTGATGCTCCGTTGCTGCGGGGCTCCGGCCCACTGGGCCGGGCGTGAGGCTCTCATGGAAGAAGCCATGGGTGAGTTGCGCGAAACCTGGCAGGGGCTGGGCTCCCCCAAGATCATTGTGGCGTGTCCCACCTGTCTCAAGACCCTCAGAGCGGGGTTGCCCGAGGCGGAGATTGTCTCCCACTGGTCCATCCTGCGCGCCCTCGGTCCTGCGGAATGCGCTTCAAAGGCTGGCGGTATCATGGCCATCAACGATCCCTGCGCTGCCCGGCACAACGCCATGTTGCAGGAGGATGTCCGGGCCTTGTTGGACGGGGTGGGCGTCGAAGTGGTGGAACCCGAATTCAGCGGAGACCGGGCCAAGTGCTGCGGCTACGGCGGCCTGCTCTCCGAAGCCAACCCGAGTCTGGCCGAAAGCCTTGCCGAAAAGCGGGCGTTGGCTGCGGAAGAGGATTTCGTTACCTATTGCGTTATGTGCCGGGACATGATCGCCAAAACCGGCAAGAAGGCCCTGCATCTGTATGACCTGCTATATCCCGCCGAGACGCGAGGGGCGGACAGACCCTCTCCCGGATACTCCCTGCGCAGGGAGAACCGCGCGCGGCTCAAGGAAAGGTTGTTGACCGACCTGTGGCATGAGGAGGGCGGCTCTGCCGAGCCTTTCGAAGCCATCCAGGTCCGGTTTTCCGATCTGGCCGCCGAAAACATGGAGCAGCGTCGTATCCTGGTGAGTGACGTGCAGAAGGTGTTGTTGCATGCGCGGGATACCGGCAACATGTTCGTAAACAAGGAGAATGGCCACCTGTTGTCCTACGTCAGGCCGGTGGTGGTCACTTACTGGGTTGAGTTCGAGCGCGAGGGCGAAGCGTTTCTCGTTCATAACGTCTGGAGCCACCGCATGCATATTATGGGAGGCAGAAAATGA